A window of Syntrophales bacterium genomic DNA:
ATCTTTTTGGGAGAGAGAGTAAAGCGAAATGATACCAACCGGTGAAATATCAAATCGTTTTTATGAATATCTTTCCGGAAGAGGGGGCGATCTGCTGGTAAAGGAGGTCAGAATAGGTCTCAGCTATCTGGGTGTGAAACTGGAAGAAAACCGGATGGGACTGGCTGCGGTGTTGGGGCACGAATTAACCCCGGGCTGTTCGGTTTTTGATGAGGCCGGCAAACTTGTTGGTTCAAAGGCTTTTGATCTTTTGAGGCGTCTCGTCGATGGTAAAACCCCCCTTGAAAAAGCGCTGGGACTGGCTACGGCGAATGCTATAATTCATCCGGAGCCGACTGAGCAGGAAAAAGACGCACTCGCATTGATCAATCTTGGATCAGAAGACAGGGTCGCCATGATAGGACTTTTTCGTCCTCTGGTGCAACGGATAAAGAAAACCGGGGCATCTCTTTCCATTATTGAGAGGAATCCGGCTCTGATGGAGGTTCTGGATAAAAAGGACAGAGAAAAAATACTCAGAGAGTGTACAGTTGCTATCATTACCGCTACC
This region includes:
- a CDS encoding DUF364 domain-containing protein, yielding MIPTGEISNRFYEYLSGRGGDLLVKEVRIGLSYLGVKLEENRMGLAAVLGHELTPGCSVFDEAGKLVGSKAFDLLRRLVDGKTPLEKALGLATANAIIHPEPTEQEKDALALINLGSEDRVAMIGLFRPLVQRIKKTGASLSIIERNPALMEVLDKKDREKILRECTVAIITATTLLNDTMEEVLNGLGSPRHVAVLGPSTPMCGEMFEGTQVSHLGGSALLNTDKIMQIISEGGGTSALRPYLRFVNILLDK